Proteins encoded together in one Ptiloglossa arizonensis isolate GNS036 chromosome 9, iyPtiAriz1_principal, whole genome shotgun sequence window:
- the Kibra gene encoding WW and C2 domain containing protein kibra isoform X6, whose amino-acid sequence MGRYRFRKGGTSRKTLMEKCISSITTQEKQRGLILETETTQLEDPRQEWRAIQEAMLREYLQTAQDVLEAKKEIYDVKQQRLCLAQDEYNHLNNALTTLGASRTSLCSSSSSLSTKYDPDLLKSDVALARSRVSRLKRELEQIRAEMNCTQRGVDTLASVEQKLSGHHGGCYNITEAQAIMTELRNIQKSLSSGEKEKAELMQSLAQLKDELTRLQLCEGSPEASTLSLPQEKLSTASQTDLSGELVPIGTRLAEMARMRLQYDEARKRIQHIQQQLADLEEKVTPGQTESDKDKLLLFQEKEQLLRELRSITPRTRTQQDMKKIQSEIRRLEQDLNNALELSNKTITDRVRLHEEKQLLLQQLRDALRSMAMLEGQLKTLSASTLSVSSSSSLGSLSTTSSKGSLSSGLSFTDIYGGPQCLGPVSSQQERPVDMVDLHRRVERLLRGSEQNNLVSTPSPGRSQPSLSPRSSLSSVSPPVSPLYENAPMGPPPAYEHVEMQRRQHQRASASSIAHLDGNQLEDRLAELRFSQQQTAPQEQSCSASQDRLKLVGGPHPPVELQSGNMSQGSGLGRPVVGAIQHQLSSQEPPPLSPISETPPPTEIRSRASSSGTNTRSVSAAVSDESVAGDSGVFEASNRRRLSGVIGDVDSLALGEMSLETAQVQIKLRYSVSDGLLHVGIERARNLAALFIPNNAQVYIKAALLPMQPPINHMCCTKPVVDLHKPTFGETFPIAVPLNKLYTKTLQVNVWCTGSESEECLGSAQVSLADFSPELPSVKWYNILSFRFMQPPDSPSTSTSNSNSICISIARQAKHDKQESDISVYRSGQNTKEESSDESTIISSQTSTLTRNQGCDELQTAISLRLEELANCLGSPEEEDENAASESGSDDSDEEGIIVEFMMEDNVLEDVLEHEEDEELNEEAKQTQDKETNTECIFIPEQGKQRKLSAAGVAPNAIYDDRNSIVIKRSQTFSPSAAVSKNHYICRLNRSDSDSSMPLYRRGGPFQRNSVERRSLRWRRPSSALSCKTASKKCTNLPPTARTSLDLELDLQAQHARLSNLQDELSRLRELKQRLEQAREKGDTDFATWLLEDHKFQSFMAQAESGKSGKTAEDKRVEKMLKRTSKEIYKLRKTKAGKGKPDIISFKEKMAFFTRVNLNVPVLPPEDSSYENASLPPLLFAQHKRYASEPITSESVATKLGAQGISNAAIRSNSVFNENASTARIDDATTKNASIVTNLGEDILANSTNKSVNAKGRPTVTKLQCTENGQGESLKSPEEKDNEEPRRYEYVVDRVLGVEV is encoded by the exons GCGAAGAAGGAAATCTACGATGTAAAACAACAGAGGCTATGCCTGGCACAGGATGAGTACAATCACCTCAATAATGCTTTAACGACGCTTGGTGCATCGCGTACTAGCT TGTGCTCCAGTTCAAGTTCATTGAGTACCAAGTACGATCCCGATCTTTTAAAATCGGACGTCGCGCTCGCAAGAAGCCGAGTTTCTCGACTGAAACGGGAACTTGAACAGATCCGAGCCGAAATGAATTGTACGCAGCGAGGAGTAGACACACTTGCAAG TGTTGAGCAGAAGTTGAGCGGACACCATGGAGGTTGTTATAACATCACGGAAGCCCAGGCGATCATGACGGAACTTCGTAATATACAAAAATCGTTGAGTTCaggggagaaagagaaagcaGAGTTGATGCAGTCCCTGGCACAATTGAAGGACGAGTTGACGAGATTGCAACTTTGCGAAGGTAGTCCTGAGGCAAGCACGCTCAGTTTACCCCAAGAGAAACTCAGCACAGCGTCTCAGACCGATCTGTCGGGTGAATTGGTACCAATTGGTACCCGTTTAGCCGAGATGGCGCGAATGAGGTTACAATACGACGAGGCAAGGAAAAGGATACAGCACATTCAGCAGCAATTGGCGGACCTTGAAGAAAAAGTGACACCTGGCCAGACAGAGAGCGACAAAGATAAACTGTTACTTTTCCAAGAGAAGGAACAATTGCTCCGAGAGCTGAGGAGTATTACACCGCGTACCAGAACCCAGCAAGACATGAAGAAGATTCAGAGCGAAATTCGTCGTCTTGAACAGGATTTGAACAACGCGCTCGAATTGTCGAACAAGACAATTACCGATCGTGTACGGCTTCACGAAGAAAAGCAATTGTTGTTGCAGCAATTGAGAGATGCTCTCCGTTCGATGGCGATGCTCGAAGGTCAATTAAAGACACTCAGCGCGAGCACACTTTCGGTAAGCAGCAGTTCTAGCCTTGGAAGTCTCAGTACAACCAGCAGCAAGGGTTCTCTGAGTTCTGGATTGAGTTTCACCGATATTTACGGCGGCCCGCAATGTCTGGGCCCGGTCAGTTCGCAGCAAGAACGTCCAGTGGATATGGTCGATCTACATCGACGCGTCGAGAGATTGTTAAGGGGTTCGGAACAAAATAATCTCGTCAGTACACCATCCCCTGGTAGATCTCAGCCAAGTCTGTCACCGAGATCGAGCCTTTCTAGCGTCAGTCCACCTGTCTCACCGCTCTATGAGAATGCTCCGATGGGGCCACCGCCAGCATACGAGCACGTTGAAATGCAAAGGAGACAGCACCAGAGAGCCTCGGCTTCCTCCATTGCTCATTTGGATGGAAACCAATTGGAGGATCGATTAGCGGAACTCAGGTTTAGTCAACAGCAAACAGCACCGCAGGAACAATCGTGCAGTGCCTCCCAAGATCGTCTTAAACTGGTCGGTGGTCCTCATCCACCTGTCGAACTGCAGTCGGGAAATATGTCTCAAGGTAGCGGTCTGGGTAGGCCTGTTGTAGGTGCTATACAACATCAGTTATCCTCGCAAGAGCCACCGCCTCTCTCGCCTATCAGCGAGACACCACCACCCACTGAAATTCGATCAAGAGCTAGTAGTTCCGGTACCAACACCAGATCCGTTTCAGCCGCTGTTTCGGACGAAAGCGTCGCAGGTGATTCGGGAGTCTTCGAAGCCTCCAATCGGAGAAGGCTCTCCGGAGTGATCGGAGACGTTGATTCTTTAGCACTCGGGGAGATGAGCTTGGAAACCGCGCAAGTGCAAATCAAGCTCag ATATTCCGTAAGCGACGGTCTACTTCACGTTGGTATCGAACGCGCGCGGAACCTGGCTGCCCTCTTTATTCCGAACAACGCGCAAGT GTACATAAAGGCTGCATTACTTCCGATGCAACCACCCATTAATCACATGTGTTGTACAAAACCTGTTGTGGATTTGCACAAACCAACTTTCGGTGAAACATTCCCGATTGCTGTACCACTTAACAAACTGTATACGAAGACACTGCAAGTTAACGTTTGGTGTACAGGCAGTGAGTCTGAGGAGTGCTTG GGATCTGCCCAAGTATCCCTTGCAGACTTTAGTCCAGAATTGCCGAGCGTAAAATGGTACAACATATTGTCCTTCCGCTTCATGCAACCACCTGACAGTCCTAGCACAAGCActagcaacagcaacagcatctGTATCAGTATAGCAAGGCAAGCTAAACACGATAAACAAGAATCAGACATATCGGTCTATCGTAGTGGACAAAATACTAAAGAGGAAAGCAGCGACGAGAGTACAATTATCAGTTCTCAGACATCTACCTTGACAAGAAATCAAGGATGCGACGAGCTACAAACAGCTATCTCGTTGAGGCTGGAGGAACTAGCTAATTGTTTGGGAAGTCCCGAAGAAGAGGATGAAAATGCTGCCAGCGAAAGTGGAAGCGACGACAGTGACGAGGAGGGGATTATCGTTGAATTCATGATGGAAGATAATGTTTTGGAAGATGTCTTGGAACACGAG GAGGATGAAGAGTTAAACGAGGAAGCAAAGCAGACGCAGGATAAGGAAACCAACACTGAATGTATTTTCATACCGGAACAGGGAAAACAAAGAAAACTTTCGGCCGCTGGTGTTGCGCCTAATGCTATATACGACGATAGAAATTCTATTGTAATTAAAAGGAGTCAAACATTTTCACCCAGTGCCGCAGTTAGCAAAAATCATTACATTTGTCGA CTCAATCGGAGCGATAGCGATAGCAGCATGCCACTTTATCGCAGAGGCGGACCCTTCCAACGGAATTCGGTCGAGAGACGATCTCTTCGATGGCGACGTCCTTCGTCTGCGCTCAGTTGTAAAACTGCCTCGAAAAAGTGCACTAATTTGCCACCCACTGCTAGAACCTCGCTGGATCTTGAATTGGATCTTCAAGCGCAGCATGCGAGACTGAGCAATCTTCAAGACGAGCTCAGTAGATTGCGAGAATTGAAGCAAAGGTTAGAACAAGCACGAGAGAAAGGAGATACTGATTTTGCAACTTGGTTGCTAGAGGATCACAAGTTTCAGAGCTTTATGGCACAAGCCGAAAGCGGTAAAAGTGGAAAGACTGCCGAGGATAAAAGAGTGGAGAAAATGTTGAAAAGGACCTCGAAAGAGATCTATAAACTAAGAAAAACGAAAGCTGGCAAGGGAAAACCCGACATTATTTCTTTCAA GGAGAAAATGGCTTTCTTTACACGCGTTAATCTCAATGTTCCTGTACTTCCACCCGAAGATTCATCGTACGAAAATGCATCATTGCCACCACTGTTATTTGCCCAACACAAAAGATATGCCTCGGAACCAATTACTAGTGAGTCTGTAGCCACTAAACTTGGTGCTCAGGGTATTTCGAATGCGGCTATACGGTCAAATAGTGTTTTTAACGAGAACGCATCCACAGCGAGGATTGACGACGCCACAACTAAAAACGCGAGTATCGTTACAAATTTAGGTGAAGATATTCTGGCTAACAGTACAAATAAATCCGTGAACGCAAAAGGTCGACCTACGGTGACGAAGCTACAATGTACGGAAAATGGTCAAGGCGAGAGCCTAAAGTCACCTGAAGAGAAGGATAACGAAGAACCGAGAAGGTACGAGTACGTCGTCGACAGAGTTCTCGGTGTAGAAGTATAA
- the Kibra gene encoding WW and C2 domain containing protein kibra isoform X5 → MDLERSEICQGDGMGRYRFRKGGTSRKTLMEKCISSITTQEKQRGLILETETTQLEDPRQEWRAIQEAMLREYLQTAQDVLEAKKEIYDVKQQRLCLAQDEYNHLNNALTTLGASRTSLCSSSSSLSTKYDPDLLKSDVALARSRVSRLKRELEQIRAEMNCTQRGVDTLASVEQKLSGHHGGCYNITEAQAIMTELRNIQKSLSSGEKEKAELMQSLAQLKDELTRLQLCEGSPEASTLSLPQEKLSTASQTDLSGELVPIGTRLAEMARMRLQYDEARKRIQHIQQQLADLEEKVTPGQTESDKDKLLLFQEKEQLLRELRSITPRTRTQQDMKKIQSEIRRLEQDLNNALELSNKTITDRVRLHEEKQLLLQQLRDALRSMAMLEGQLKTLSASTLSVSSSSSLGSLSTTSSKGSLSSGLSFTDIYGGPQCLGPVSSQQERPVDMVDLHRRVERLLRGSEQNNLVSTPSPGRSQPSLSPRSSLSSVSPPVSPLYENAPMGPPPAYEHVEMQRRQHQRASASSIAHLDGNQLEDRLAELRFSQQQTAPQEQSCSASQDRLKLVGGPHPPVELQSGNMSQGSGLGRPVVGAIQHQLSSQEPPPLSPISETPPPTEIRSRASSSGTNTRSVSAAVSDESVAGDSGVFEASNRRRLSGVIGDVDSLALGEMSLETAQVQIKLRYSVSDGLLHVGIERARNLAALFIPNNAQVYIKAALLPMQPPINHMCCTKPVVDLHKPTFGETFPIAVPLNKLYTKTLQVNVWCTGSESEECLGSAQVSLADFSPELPSVKWYNILSFRFMQPPDSPSTSTSNSNSICISIARQAKHDKQESDISVYRSGQNTKEESSDESTIISSQTSTLTRNQGCDELQTAISLRLEELANCLGSPEEEDENAASESGSDDSDEEGIIVEFMMEDNVLEDVLEHEEDEELNEEAKQTQDKETNTECIFIPEQGKQRKLSAAGVAPNAIYDDRNSIVIKRSQTFSPSAAVSKNHYICRLNRSDSDSSMPLYRRGGPFQRNSVERRSLRWRRPSSALSCKTASKKCTNLPPTARTSLDLELDLQAQHARLSNLQDELSRLRELKQRLEQAREKGDTDFATWLLEDHKFQSFMAQAESGKSGKTAEDKRVEKMLKRTSKEIYKLRKTKAGKGKPDIISFKEKMAFFTRVNLNVPVLPPEDSSYENASLPPLLFAQHKRYASEPITSESVATKLGAQGISNAAIRSNSVFNENASTARIDDATTKNASIVTNLGEDILANSTNKSVNAKGRPTVTKLQCTENGQGESLKSPEEKDNEEPRRYEYVVDRVLGVEV, encoded by the exons GCGAAGAAGGAAATCTACGATGTAAAACAACAGAGGCTATGCCTGGCACAGGATGAGTACAATCACCTCAATAATGCTTTAACGACGCTTGGTGCATCGCGTACTAGCT TGTGCTCCAGTTCAAGTTCATTGAGTACCAAGTACGATCCCGATCTTTTAAAATCGGACGTCGCGCTCGCAAGAAGCCGAGTTTCTCGACTGAAACGGGAACTTGAACAGATCCGAGCCGAAATGAATTGTACGCAGCGAGGAGTAGACACACTTGCAAG TGTTGAGCAGAAGTTGAGCGGACACCATGGAGGTTGTTATAACATCACGGAAGCCCAGGCGATCATGACGGAACTTCGTAATATACAAAAATCGTTGAGTTCaggggagaaagagaaagcaGAGTTGATGCAGTCCCTGGCACAATTGAAGGACGAGTTGACGAGATTGCAACTTTGCGAAGGTAGTCCTGAGGCAAGCACGCTCAGTTTACCCCAAGAGAAACTCAGCACAGCGTCTCAGACCGATCTGTCGGGTGAATTGGTACCAATTGGTACCCGTTTAGCCGAGATGGCGCGAATGAGGTTACAATACGACGAGGCAAGGAAAAGGATACAGCACATTCAGCAGCAATTGGCGGACCTTGAAGAAAAAGTGACACCTGGCCAGACAGAGAGCGACAAAGATAAACTGTTACTTTTCCAAGAGAAGGAACAATTGCTCCGAGAGCTGAGGAGTATTACACCGCGTACCAGAACCCAGCAAGACATGAAGAAGATTCAGAGCGAAATTCGTCGTCTTGAACAGGATTTGAACAACGCGCTCGAATTGTCGAACAAGACAATTACCGATCGTGTACGGCTTCACGAAGAAAAGCAATTGTTGTTGCAGCAATTGAGAGATGCTCTCCGTTCGATGGCGATGCTCGAAGGTCAATTAAAGACACTCAGCGCGAGCACACTTTCGGTAAGCAGCAGTTCTAGCCTTGGAAGTCTCAGTACAACCAGCAGCAAGGGTTCTCTGAGTTCTGGATTGAGTTTCACCGATATTTACGGCGGCCCGCAATGTCTGGGCCCGGTCAGTTCGCAGCAAGAACGTCCAGTGGATATGGTCGATCTACATCGACGCGTCGAGAGATTGTTAAGGGGTTCGGAACAAAATAATCTCGTCAGTACACCATCCCCTGGTAGATCTCAGCCAAGTCTGTCACCGAGATCGAGCCTTTCTAGCGTCAGTCCACCTGTCTCACCGCTCTATGAGAATGCTCCGATGGGGCCACCGCCAGCATACGAGCACGTTGAAATGCAAAGGAGACAGCACCAGAGAGCCTCGGCTTCCTCCATTGCTCATTTGGATGGAAACCAATTGGAGGATCGATTAGCGGAACTCAGGTTTAGTCAACAGCAAACAGCACCGCAGGAACAATCGTGCAGTGCCTCCCAAGATCGTCTTAAACTGGTCGGTGGTCCTCATCCACCTGTCGAACTGCAGTCGGGAAATATGTCTCAAGGTAGCGGTCTGGGTAGGCCTGTTGTAGGTGCTATACAACATCAGTTATCCTCGCAAGAGCCACCGCCTCTCTCGCCTATCAGCGAGACACCACCACCCACTGAAATTCGATCAAGAGCTAGTAGTTCCGGTACCAACACCAGATCCGTTTCAGCCGCTGTTTCGGACGAAAGCGTCGCAGGTGATTCGGGAGTCTTCGAAGCCTCCAATCGGAGAAGGCTCTCCGGAGTGATCGGAGACGTTGATTCTTTAGCACTCGGGGAGATGAGCTTGGAAACCGCGCAAGTGCAAATCAAGCTCag ATATTCCGTAAGCGACGGTCTACTTCACGTTGGTATCGAACGCGCGCGGAACCTGGCTGCCCTCTTTATTCCGAACAACGCGCAAGT GTACATAAAGGCTGCATTACTTCCGATGCAACCACCCATTAATCACATGTGTTGTACAAAACCTGTTGTGGATTTGCACAAACCAACTTTCGGTGAAACATTCCCGATTGCTGTACCACTTAACAAACTGTATACGAAGACACTGCAAGTTAACGTTTGGTGTACAGGCAGTGAGTCTGAGGAGTGCTTG GGATCTGCCCAAGTATCCCTTGCAGACTTTAGTCCAGAATTGCCGAGCGTAAAATGGTACAACATATTGTCCTTCCGCTTCATGCAACCACCTGACAGTCCTAGCACAAGCActagcaacagcaacagcatctGTATCAGTATAGCAAGGCAAGCTAAACACGATAAACAAGAATCAGACATATCGGTCTATCGTAGTGGACAAAATACTAAAGAGGAAAGCAGCGACGAGAGTACAATTATCAGTTCTCAGACATCTACCTTGACAAGAAATCAAGGATGCGACGAGCTACAAACAGCTATCTCGTTGAGGCTGGAGGAACTAGCTAATTGTTTGGGAAGTCCCGAAGAAGAGGATGAAAATGCTGCCAGCGAAAGTGGAAGCGACGACAGTGACGAGGAGGGGATTATCGTTGAATTCATGATGGAAGATAATGTTTTGGAAGATGTCTTGGAACACGAG GAGGATGAAGAGTTAAACGAGGAAGCAAAGCAGACGCAGGATAAGGAAACCAACACTGAATGTATTTTCATACCGGAACAGGGAAAACAAAGAAAACTTTCGGCCGCTGGTGTTGCGCCTAATGCTATATACGACGATAGAAATTCTATTGTAATTAAAAGGAGTCAAACATTTTCACCCAGTGCCGCAGTTAGCAAAAATCATTACATTTGTCGA CTCAATCGGAGCGATAGCGATAGCAGCATGCCACTTTATCGCAGAGGCGGACCCTTCCAACGGAATTCGGTCGAGAGACGATCTCTTCGATGGCGACGTCCTTCGTCTGCGCTCAGTTGTAAAACTGCCTCGAAAAAGTGCACTAATTTGCCACCCACTGCTAGAACCTCGCTGGATCTTGAATTGGATCTTCAAGCGCAGCATGCGAGACTGAGCAATCTTCAAGACGAGCTCAGTAGATTGCGAGAATTGAAGCAAAGGTTAGAACAAGCACGAGAGAAAGGAGATACTGATTTTGCAACTTGGTTGCTAGAGGATCACAAGTTTCAGAGCTTTATGGCACAAGCCGAAAGCGGTAAAAGTGGAAAGACTGCCGAGGATAAAAGAGTGGAGAAAATGTTGAAAAGGACCTCGAAAGAGATCTATAAACTAAGAAAAACGAAAGCTGGCAAGGGAAAACCCGACATTATTTCTTTCAA GGAGAAAATGGCTTTCTTTACACGCGTTAATCTCAATGTTCCTGTACTTCCACCCGAAGATTCATCGTACGAAAATGCATCATTGCCACCACTGTTATTTGCCCAACACAAAAGATATGCCTCGGAACCAATTACTAGTGAGTCTGTAGCCACTAAACTTGGTGCTCAGGGTATTTCGAATGCGGCTATACGGTCAAATAGTGTTTTTAACGAGAACGCATCCACAGCGAGGATTGACGACGCCACAACTAAAAACGCGAGTATCGTTACAAATTTAGGTGAAGATATTCTGGCTAACAGTACAAATAAATCCGTGAACGCAAAAGGTCGACCTACGGTGACGAAGCTACAATGTACGGAAAATGGTCAAGGCGAGAGCCTAAAGTCACCTGAAGAGAAGGATAACGAAGAACCGAGAAGGTACGAGTACGTCGTCGACAGAGTTCTCGGTGTAGAAGTATAA